The following are encoded together in the Nocardioides okcheonensis genome:
- a CDS encoding 16S rRNA (uracil(1498)-N(3))-methyltransferase codes for MSLPVHLVGSLAGVAVGSVVEVTGDEAHHAVAVRRLREGERVVLTDGLGTAATGAVASTAKRLFTVSVEDVVTSEQPEPALTVVQALPKGDRGELAVEVLTEVGVDRVVPWAAARSVAVWKGERAAKSHAKWQATAREAAKQSRRSWHPTVVPLATTADLAAVVAEADLAVVLHEDATEPLASLDVPATGRIVVVVGPEGGIAPDELAALEDAGARTVRLGAEVLRTSTAGVVAVAALLARTPRWG; via the coding sequence GTGTCGCTGCCGGTCCACCTCGTCGGGTCGCTGGCCGGGGTCGCGGTCGGCTCCGTCGTCGAGGTCACCGGTGACGAGGCGCACCACGCGGTCGCCGTACGCCGCCTGCGCGAGGGCGAACGGGTCGTCCTGACCGACGGCCTCGGCACTGCCGCCACCGGCGCGGTCGCCTCGACCGCCAAGCGGCTGTTCACCGTCTCCGTCGAGGACGTCGTCACGAGCGAGCAGCCGGAGCCGGCACTCACCGTCGTCCAGGCGCTGCCCAAGGGCGACCGCGGCGAGCTCGCGGTCGAGGTCCTCACCGAGGTCGGCGTCGACAGGGTCGTGCCGTGGGCCGCTGCGCGGTCGGTCGCGGTGTGGAAGGGCGAGCGAGCGGCGAAGTCGCACGCGAAGTGGCAGGCGACGGCCCGCGAGGCCGCCAAGCAGTCGCGCCGCTCGTGGCACCCCACCGTCGTCCCCCTCGCCACCACCGCCGACCTGGCCGCGGTGGTCGCCGAGGCCGACCTCGCCGTCGTCCTCCACGAGGACGCCACCGAGCCGCTCGCGTCGCTCGACGTCCCGGCCACCGGCCGGATCGTCGTCGTCGTCGGTCCCGAGGGCGGCATCGCCCCCGACGAGCTGGCCGCGCTCGAGGACGCCGGCGCCCGGACCGTACGCCTCGGCGCCGAGGTGCTCCGCACGTCCACCGCCGGCGTGGTCGCCGTCGCCGCGCTGCTCGCGCGCACGCCGCGCTGGGGCTGA